A section of the Larus michahellis chromosome 1, bLarMic1.1, whole genome shotgun sequence genome encodes:
- the TMEM184B gene encoding transmembrane protein 184B isoform X4 has product MIVMTDVTAAPRLGSTATTPAVAPNFSWMPEDGSPTAVEQPIFLMTTAAQAISGFFVWTALLITCHQIYMHLRCYSCPNEQRYIVRILFIVPIYAFDSWLSLLFFTNDQYYVYFGTVRDCYEAFVIYNFLSLCYEYLGGESSIMSEIRGKPIESSCLYGTCCLWGKTYSIGFLRFCKQATLQFCVVKPLMAISTVILQAFGKYQDGDFDVTSGYLYVTIIYNISVSLALYALFLFYFATRELLSPYSPVLKFFMVKSVIFLSFWQGMLLAILEKCGAIPKIHSANVSVGEGTVAAGYQDFIICVEMFFAAIALRHAFTYKVYVDKRLDAQGRCAPMKSISSSLKETMNPHDIVQDAIHNFSPAYQQYTQQSTLEHGPPWRNGSHVISRSHSCLGARDNEKTLLLSSDDEF; this is encoded by the exons ATGATAGTGATGACTGACGTCACTGCAGCCCCCAGATTGGGGTCAACTGCCACCACTCCAGCTGTGGCTCCCAACTTCTCCTGGATGCCGGAGGatggcagccccacggctgtggagCAGCCAATATTCCTCATGACCACAGCTGCTCAGGCCATCTCAGGTTTCTTTGTATGGACAGCTTTGCTTATCACCTGCCATCAG ATCTACATGCATCTCCGCTGCTATAGCTGCCCAAATGAACAGCGCTACATTGTTCGGATCCTCTTCATTGTGCCCATTTACGCCTTTGACTCATGGCTCAGTCTCCTGTTCTTCACCAATGACCAGTACTATGTTTACTTTGGCACAGTGCGGGACTGCTATGAAG CCTTTGTAATATACAACTTTCTCAGCCTCTGCTATGAATACTTGGGAGGGGAGAGCTCCATCATGTCTGAGATCAGAGGGAAACCAATTGA GTCCAGCTGTTTATACGGGACTTGCTGCCTCTGGGGAAAGACCTATTCGATTGGATTCCTGAGGTTCTGCAAACAG GCTACCCTGCAGTTCTGTGTGGTGAAGCCCCTCATGGCGATCAGCACAGTCATCCTTCAGGCCTTCGGCAAGTACCAGGATGGTGACTTTGA TGTAACCAGTGGCTACCTCTACGTGACGATCATCTACAACATCTCTGTCAGCCTGGCACTGTATGCCCTCTTCCTTTTCTACTTCGCCACACGTGAGCTGCTGAGTCCCTATAGCCCAGTTCTCAAGTTCTTCATGGTGAAGTCTGTCATCTTCTTGTCCTTCTGGCAAG ggatgctgttggccatctTGGAAAAGTGTGGTGCCATCCCCAAAATCCACTCTGCCAACGTGTCTGTGGGTGAAGGCACAGTAGCTGCTGGGTATCAGGACTTCATCATTTGTGTGGAGATGTTCTTTGCAGCCATCGCCCTGCGCCATGCGTTCACATACAAGGTGTATGTGGACAAGAGACTTGATGCCCAAG GTCGCTGTGCTCCCATGAAGAGCATCTCCAGCAGCCTCAAGGAGACCATGAACCCCCATGACATTGTCCAAGATGCGATCCACAACTTCTCCCCAGCCTACCAGCAGTACACCCAGCAGTCAACACTGGAGCATGGTCCACCCTGGCGCAATGGCAGTCATGTTATCTCGCGCTCCCACAGCTGCTTGGGTGCCCGCGACAACGAGAAGACCCTCTTGCTGAGCTCCGATGATGAATTCTAG
- the TMEM184B gene encoding transmembrane protein 184B isoform X3: MIVMTDVTAAPRLGSTATTPAVAPNFSWMPEDGSPTAVEQPIFLMTTAAQAISGFFVWTALLITCHQIYMHLRCYSCPNEQRYIVRILFIVPIYAFDSWLSLLFFTNDQYYVYFGTVRDCYEAFVIYNFLSLCYEYLGGESSIMSEIRGKPIESSCLYGTCCLWGKTYSIGFLRFCKQATLQFCVVKPLMAISTVILQAFGKYQDGDFDVTSGYLYVTIIYNISVSLALYALFLFYFATRELLSPYSPVLKFFMVKSVIFLSFWQGMLLAILEKCGAIPKIHSANVSVGEGTVAAGYQDFIICVEMFFAAIALRHAFTYKVYVDKRLDAQAVPSYGPYGRCAPMKSISSSLKETMNPHDIVQDAIHNFSPAYQQYTQQSTLEHGPPWRNGSHVISRSHSCLGARDNEKTLLLSSDDEF; this comes from the exons ATGATAGTGATGACTGACGTCACTGCAGCCCCCAGATTGGGGTCAACTGCCACCACTCCAGCTGTGGCTCCCAACTTCTCCTGGATGCCGGAGGatggcagccccacggctgtggagCAGCCAATATTCCTCATGACCACAGCTGCTCAGGCCATCTCAGGTTTCTTTGTATGGACAGCTTTGCTTATCACCTGCCATCAG ATCTACATGCATCTCCGCTGCTATAGCTGCCCAAATGAACAGCGCTACATTGTTCGGATCCTCTTCATTGTGCCCATTTACGCCTTTGACTCATGGCTCAGTCTCCTGTTCTTCACCAATGACCAGTACTATGTTTACTTTGGCACAGTGCGGGACTGCTATGAAG CCTTTGTAATATACAACTTTCTCAGCCTCTGCTATGAATACTTGGGAGGGGAGAGCTCCATCATGTCTGAGATCAGAGGGAAACCAATTGA GTCCAGCTGTTTATACGGGACTTGCTGCCTCTGGGGAAAGACCTATTCGATTGGATTCCTGAGGTTCTGCAAACAG GCTACCCTGCAGTTCTGTGTGGTGAAGCCCCTCATGGCGATCAGCACAGTCATCCTTCAGGCCTTCGGCAAGTACCAGGATGGTGACTTTGA TGTAACCAGTGGCTACCTCTACGTGACGATCATCTACAACATCTCTGTCAGCCTGGCACTGTATGCCCTCTTCCTTTTCTACTTCGCCACACGTGAGCTGCTGAGTCCCTATAGCCCAGTTCTCAAGTTCTTCATGGTGAAGTCTGTCATCTTCTTGTCCTTCTGGCAAG ggatgctgttggccatctTGGAAAAGTGTGGTGCCATCCCCAAAATCCACTCTGCCAACGTGTCTGTGGGTGAAGGCACAGTAGCTGCTGGGTATCAGGACTTCATCATTTGTGTGGAGATGTTCTTTGCAGCCATCGCCCTGCGCCATGCGTTCACATACAAGGTGTATGTGGACAAGAGACTTGATGCCCAAG CTGTTCCATCATATGGGCCATACG GTCGCTGTGCTCCCATGAAGAGCATCTCCAGCAGCCTCAAGGAGACCATGAACCCCCATGACATTGTCCAAGATGCGATCCACAACTTCTCCCCAGCCTACCAGCAGTACACCCAGCAGTCAACACTGGAGCATGGTCCACCCTGGCGCAATGGCAGTCATGTTATCTCGCGCTCCCACAGCTGCTTGGGTGCCCGCGACAACGAGAAGACCCTCTTGCTGAGCTCCGATGATGAATTCTAG
- the MAFF gene encoding transcription factor MafF isoform X2 has protein sequence MNEKNPRVSNRGERGWRRRRPTARLGSGPEGTGAAQGQRKARMAADPLSSKALKVKRELGENTPLLSDEELMGLSVRELNHHLRGLSKEEVARLKQRRRTLKNRGYAASCRVKRVCQKEELQKQKMELEWEVDKLARENAAMRLELDTLRGKYEALQGFARTVAAHGTPAKVATASVITIVKSGANQAAYS, from the exons ATGAATGAAAAGAATCCGCGGGTGAGTAAtcgcggggagcggggctggaggcgCCGCCGCCCGACGGCCCGACTCGGCAGTGGCCCCGAGGGGACCGGCGCAGCC CAGGGCCAGCGTAAAGCAAGGATGGCTGCGGACCCGCTCTCCAGCAAGGCCCTGAAG GTGAAGCGGGAGCTGGGGGAGAACACACCGCTGCTGTCAGACGAGGAGCTGATGGGGCTGTCGGTGCGGGAGCTCAACCATCACCTGCGGGGCCTCTCCAAGGAGGAGGTGGCGAGGCTGAAGCAGCGCCGGCGGACGCTGAAGAACCGGGGTTACGCCGCCAGCTGCCGGGTGAAGCGCGTCTGCCAGaaggaagagctgcagaagcagaagatgGAGCTGGAATGGGAGGTGGACAAGCTGGCCCGGGAGAATGCTGCCATGCGCCTGGAGCTCGACACCCTCCGTGGCAAATATGAGGCCCTGCAGGGCTTCGCCCGCACCGTGGCCGCCCACGGGACCCCCGCCAAGGTGGCCACTGCCAGTGTCATCACCATTGTCAAGTCCGGTGCCAACCAGGCCGCCTATTCCTAG
- the TMEM184B gene encoding transmembrane protein 184B isoform X1 codes for MEPVSMQVLARGRLSCNPNWNLTPKATMIVMTDVTAAPRLGSTATTPAVAPNFSWMPEDGSPTAVEQPIFLMTTAAQAISGFFVWTALLITCHQIYMHLRCYSCPNEQRYIVRILFIVPIYAFDSWLSLLFFTNDQYYVYFGTVRDCYEAFVIYNFLSLCYEYLGGESSIMSEIRGKPIESSCLYGTCCLWGKTYSIGFLRFCKQATLQFCVVKPLMAISTVILQAFGKYQDGDFDVTSGYLYVTIIYNISVSLALYALFLFYFATRELLSPYSPVLKFFMVKSVIFLSFWQGMLLAILEKCGAIPKIHSANVSVGEGTVAAGYQDFIICVEMFFAAIALRHAFTYKVYVDKRLDAQAVPSYGPYGRCAPMKSISSSLKETMNPHDIVQDAIHNFSPAYQQYTQQSTLEHGPPWRNGSHVISRSHSCLGARDNEKTLLLSSDDEF; via the exons ATGGAACCGGTCTCCATGCAG GTCTTGGCTCGTGGGCGGCTCTCTTGCAATCCCAACTGGAACCTCACACCAAAAGCCACCATGATAGTGATGACTGACGTCACTGCAGCCCCCAGATTGGGGTCAACTGCCACCACTCCAGCTGTGGCTCCCAACTTCTCCTGGATGCCGGAGGatggcagccccacggctgtggagCAGCCAATATTCCTCATGACCACAGCTGCTCAGGCCATCTCAGGTTTCTTTGTATGGACAGCTTTGCTTATCACCTGCCATCAG ATCTACATGCATCTCCGCTGCTATAGCTGCCCAAATGAACAGCGCTACATTGTTCGGATCCTCTTCATTGTGCCCATTTACGCCTTTGACTCATGGCTCAGTCTCCTGTTCTTCACCAATGACCAGTACTATGTTTACTTTGGCACAGTGCGGGACTGCTATGAAG CCTTTGTAATATACAACTTTCTCAGCCTCTGCTATGAATACTTGGGAGGGGAGAGCTCCATCATGTCTGAGATCAGAGGGAAACCAATTGA GTCCAGCTGTTTATACGGGACTTGCTGCCTCTGGGGAAAGACCTATTCGATTGGATTCCTGAGGTTCTGCAAACAG GCTACCCTGCAGTTCTGTGTGGTGAAGCCCCTCATGGCGATCAGCACAGTCATCCTTCAGGCCTTCGGCAAGTACCAGGATGGTGACTTTGA TGTAACCAGTGGCTACCTCTACGTGACGATCATCTACAACATCTCTGTCAGCCTGGCACTGTATGCCCTCTTCCTTTTCTACTTCGCCACACGTGAGCTGCTGAGTCCCTATAGCCCAGTTCTCAAGTTCTTCATGGTGAAGTCTGTCATCTTCTTGTCCTTCTGGCAAG ggatgctgttggccatctTGGAAAAGTGTGGTGCCATCCCCAAAATCCACTCTGCCAACGTGTCTGTGGGTGAAGGCACAGTAGCTGCTGGGTATCAGGACTTCATCATTTGTGTGGAGATGTTCTTTGCAGCCATCGCCCTGCGCCATGCGTTCACATACAAGGTGTATGTGGACAAGAGACTTGATGCCCAAG CTGTTCCATCATATGGGCCATACG GTCGCTGTGCTCCCATGAAGAGCATCTCCAGCAGCCTCAAGGAGACCATGAACCCCCATGACATTGTCCAAGATGCGATCCACAACTTCTCCCCAGCCTACCAGCAGTACACCCAGCAGTCAACACTGGAGCATGGTCCACCCTGGCGCAATGGCAGTCATGTTATCTCGCGCTCCCACAGCTGCTTGGGTGCCCGCGACAACGAGAAGACCCTCTTGCTGAGCTCCGATGATGAATTCTAG
- the TMEM184B gene encoding transmembrane protein 184B isoform X2 — protein sequence MQVLARGRLSCNPNWNLTPKATMIVMTDVTAAPRLGSTATTPAVAPNFSWMPEDGSPTAVEQPIFLMTTAAQAISGFFVWTALLITCHQIYMHLRCYSCPNEQRYIVRILFIVPIYAFDSWLSLLFFTNDQYYVYFGTVRDCYEAFVIYNFLSLCYEYLGGESSIMSEIRGKPIESSCLYGTCCLWGKTYSIGFLRFCKQATLQFCVVKPLMAISTVILQAFGKYQDGDFDVTSGYLYVTIIYNISVSLALYALFLFYFATRELLSPYSPVLKFFMVKSVIFLSFWQGMLLAILEKCGAIPKIHSANVSVGEGTVAAGYQDFIICVEMFFAAIALRHAFTYKVYVDKRLDAQGRCAPMKSISSSLKETMNPHDIVQDAIHNFSPAYQQYTQQSTLEHGPPWRNGSHVISRSHSCLGARDNEKTLLLSSDDEF from the exons ATGCAG GTCTTGGCTCGTGGGCGGCTCTCTTGCAATCCCAACTGGAACCTCACACCAAAAGCCACCATGATAGTGATGACTGACGTCACTGCAGCCCCCAGATTGGGGTCAACTGCCACCACTCCAGCTGTGGCTCCCAACTTCTCCTGGATGCCGGAGGatggcagccccacggctgtggagCAGCCAATATTCCTCATGACCACAGCTGCTCAGGCCATCTCAGGTTTCTTTGTATGGACAGCTTTGCTTATCACCTGCCATCAG ATCTACATGCATCTCCGCTGCTATAGCTGCCCAAATGAACAGCGCTACATTGTTCGGATCCTCTTCATTGTGCCCATTTACGCCTTTGACTCATGGCTCAGTCTCCTGTTCTTCACCAATGACCAGTACTATGTTTACTTTGGCACAGTGCGGGACTGCTATGAAG CCTTTGTAATATACAACTTTCTCAGCCTCTGCTATGAATACTTGGGAGGGGAGAGCTCCATCATGTCTGAGATCAGAGGGAAACCAATTGA GTCCAGCTGTTTATACGGGACTTGCTGCCTCTGGGGAAAGACCTATTCGATTGGATTCCTGAGGTTCTGCAAACAG GCTACCCTGCAGTTCTGTGTGGTGAAGCCCCTCATGGCGATCAGCACAGTCATCCTTCAGGCCTTCGGCAAGTACCAGGATGGTGACTTTGA TGTAACCAGTGGCTACCTCTACGTGACGATCATCTACAACATCTCTGTCAGCCTGGCACTGTATGCCCTCTTCCTTTTCTACTTCGCCACACGTGAGCTGCTGAGTCCCTATAGCCCAGTTCTCAAGTTCTTCATGGTGAAGTCTGTCATCTTCTTGTCCTTCTGGCAAG ggatgctgttggccatctTGGAAAAGTGTGGTGCCATCCCCAAAATCCACTCTGCCAACGTGTCTGTGGGTGAAGGCACAGTAGCTGCTGGGTATCAGGACTTCATCATTTGTGTGGAGATGTTCTTTGCAGCCATCGCCCTGCGCCATGCGTTCACATACAAGGTGTATGTGGACAAGAGACTTGATGCCCAAG GTCGCTGTGCTCCCATGAAGAGCATCTCCAGCAGCCTCAAGGAGACCATGAACCCCCATGACATTGTCCAAGATGCGATCCACAACTTCTCCCCAGCCTACCAGCAGTACACCCAGCAGTCAACACTGGAGCATGGTCCACCCTGGCGCAATGGCAGTCATGTTATCTCGCGCTCCCACAGCTGCTTGGGTGCCCGCGACAACGAGAAGACCCTCTTGCTGAGCTCCGATGATGAATTCTAG
- the MAFF gene encoding transcription factor MafF isoform X1, with protein MAADPLSSKALKVKRELGENTPLLSDEELMGLSVRELNHHLRGLSKEEVARLKQRRRTLKNRGYAASCRVKRVCQKEELQKQKMELEWEVDKLARENAAMRLELDTLRGKYEALQGFARTVAAHGTPAKVATASVITIVKSGANQAAYS; from the exons ATGGCTGCGGACCCGCTCTCCAGCAAGGCCCTGAAG GTGAAGCGGGAGCTGGGGGAGAACACACCGCTGCTGTCAGACGAGGAGCTGATGGGGCTGTCGGTGCGGGAGCTCAACCATCACCTGCGGGGCCTCTCCAAGGAGGAGGTGGCGAGGCTGAAGCAGCGCCGGCGGACGCTGAAGAACCGGGGTTACGCCGCCAGCTGCCGGGTGAAGCGCGTCTGCCAGaaggaagagctgcagaagcagaagatgGAGCTGGAATGGGAGGTGGACAAGCTGGCCCGGGAGAATGCTGCCATGCGCCTGGAGCTCGACACCCTCCGTGGCAAATATGAGGCCCTGCAGGGCTTCGCCCGCACCGTGGCCGCCCACGGGACCCCCGCCAAGGTGGCCACTGCCAGTGTCATCACCATTGTCAAGTCCGGTGCCAACCAGGCCGCCTATTCCTAG
- the TMEM184B gene encoding transmembrane protein 184B isoform X5, whose translation MHLRCYSCPNEQRYIVRILFIVPIYAFDSWLSLLFFTNDQYYVYFGTVRDCYEAFVIYNFLSLCYEYLGGESSIMSEIRGKPIESSCLYGTCCLWGKTYSIGFLRFCKQATLQFCVVKPLMAISTVILQAFGKYQDGDFDVTSGYLYVTIIYNISVSLALYALFLFYFATRELLSPYSPVLKFFMVKSVIFLSFWQGMLLAILEKCGAIPKIHSANVSVGEGTVAAGYQDFIICVEMFFAAIALRHAFTYKVYVDKRLDAQAVPSYGPYGRCAPMKSISSSLKETMNPHDIVQDAIHNFSPAYQQYTQQSTLEHGPPWRNGSHVISRSHSCLGARDNEKTLLLSSDDEF comes from the exons ATGCATCTCCGCTGCTATAGCTGCCCAAATGAACAGCGCTACATTGTTCGGATCCTCTTCATTGTGCCCATTTACGCCTTTGACTCATGGCTCAGTCTCCTGTTCTTCACCAATGACCAGTACTATGTTTACTTTGGCACAGTGCGGGACTGCTATGAAG CCTTTGTAATATACAACTTTCTCAGCCTCTGCTATGAATACTTGGGAGGGGAGAGCTCCATCATGTCTGAGATCAGAGGGAAACCAATTGA GTCCAGCTGTTTATACGGGACTTGCTGCCTCTGGGGAAAGACCTATTCGATTGGATTCCTGAGGTTCTGCAAACAG GCTACCCTGCAGTTCTGTGTGGTGAAGCCCCTCATGGCGATCAGCACAGTCATCCTTCAGGCCTTCGGCAAGTACCAGGATGGTGACTTTGA TGTAACCAGTGGCTACCTCTACGTGACGATCATCTACAACATCTCTGTCAGCCTGGCACTGTATGCCCTCTTCCTTTTCTACTTCGCCACACGTGAGCTGCTGAGTCCCTATAGCCCAGTTCTCAAGTTCTTCATGGTGAAGTCTGTCATCTTCTTGTCCTTCTGGCAAG ggatgctgttggccatctTGGAAAAGTGTGGTGCCATCCCCAAAATCCACTCTGCCAACGTGTCTGTGGGTGAAGGCACAGTAGCTGCTGGGTATCAGGACTTCATCATTTGTGTGGAGATGTTCTTTGCAGCCATCGCCCTGCGCCATGCGTTCACATACAAGGTGTATGTGGACAAGAGACTTGATGCCCAAG CTGTTCCATCATATGGGCCATACG GTCGCTGTGCTCCCATGAAGAGCATCTCCAGCAGCCTCAAGGAGACCATGAACCCCCATGACATTGTCCAAGATGCGATCCACAACTTCTCCCCAGCCTACCAGCAGTACACCCAGCAGTCAACACTGGAGCATGGTCCACCCTGGCGCAATGGCAGTCATGTTATCTCGCGCTCCCACAGCTGCTTGGGTGCCCGCGACAACGAGAAGACCCTCTTGCTGAGCTCCGATGATGAATTCTAG